Proteins from a genomic interval of Streptomyces sp. NBC_00820:
- a CDS encoding LacI family DNA-binding transcriptional regulator has product MARSSTRPTSRDVAQAAGVSQAAVSLVLGDKWRGRVSEPTAERVRQAARELGYRPNLAARNLRLGRTRTVLLVVPALTTEFFAGVYTGAARVAAQHGFGVVLYPSPEGVGPARDPFASAQAALDGVIASSMAADALTAILGDQLPLVMLDSDPAGSLGAATVNLDIADGVRQVAEHLLGLGHRRILHLAADVPSWTFRVRARELTTRMAAVPGTEIRTTAAPISIDGARAAVEAALAVPGPRPTAVVCDDDKLAAGAYKALRRLGLRIPDDISVTGLDDLALGTAIDPELTTVRLDAELFGERGMRALLAVLDGREPEGGDIPVELVVRGSTAPPRTA; this is encoded by the coding sequence GTGGCACGCAGCAGCACGCGCCCGACCAGCCGTGACGTCGCCCAGGCGGCCGGCGTCTCCCAGGCGGCCGTCTCCCTCGTCCTGGGCGACAAATGGCGCGGCCGCGTCTCCGAACCCACCGCCGAACGCGTACGGCAGGCCGCACGCGAACTCGGCTACCGCCCCAACCTCGCCGCCCGCAACCTCCGCCTCGGCCGCACCCGCACCGTCCTGCTCGTCGTGCCGGCCCTCACCACGGAGTTCTTCGCCGGCGTCTACACCGGCGCCGCCCGCGTGGCCGCCCAGCACGGCTTCGGAGTCGTCCTCTACCCCTCCCCCGAAGGCGTCGGCCCCGCCCGCGACCCCTTCGCCTCCGCGCAGGCCGCCCTGGACGGCGTGATCGCCTCGTCCATGGCCGCCGACGCCCTCACCGCCATCCTCGGCGACCAGCTCCCCCTCGTCATGCTCGACAGCGACCCCGCGGGCAGCCTCGGCGCCGCCACCGTCAACCTCGACATCGCCGACGGCGTCCGCCAGGTGGCCGAACACCTGCTCGGCCTCGGCCACCGCCGCATCCTCCACCTCGCCGCCGACGTGCCCTCCTGGACCTTCCGGGTCCGCGCCCGCGAACTCACCACGCGCATGGCCGCCGTACCCGGCACCGAGATCCGCACCACCGCCGCACCGATCTCCATCGACGGAGCCCGCGCCGCCGTCGAAGCCGCCCTCGCCGTCCCGGGCCCCCGCCCCACCGCCGTCGTCTGCGACGACGACAAACTCGCCGCCGGCGCCTACAAGGCCCTGCGCCGCCTCGGGCTCAGGATCCCCGACGACATCTCCGTCACCGGCCTCGACGACCTCGCCCTGGGCACCGCCATCGACCCGGAACTCACCACCGTGCGCCTGGACGCCGAACTCTTCGGAGAGCGCGGTATGCGCGCCCTCCTCGCCGTCCTGGACGGCCGCGAACCGGAGGGCGGGGACATCCCCGTCGAACTGGTCGTCCGAGGCTCCACAGCGCCACCGCGCACGGCCTAG
- the arc gene encoding proteasome ATPase, whose protein sequence is MAAHDDDMNRGIRPGRGSDDPAGQIAYLEQEIAVLRRKLADSPRHTRILEERIVELQTNLAGVSAQNERLANTLREARDQIVALKEEVDRLAQPPAGFGVFLQANEDGTADIFTGGRKLRVNVSPSVELDDLRRGQEVMLNEALNVVDAMEYESVGDIVTLKEILEDGERALVLGHTDEERVVRLAEPLLDVTIRPGDALLLEPRSGYVYEVVPKSEVEELVLEEVPDIGYEQIGGLGNQIEAIRDAVELPYLYPDLFKEHELRPPKGVLLYGPPGCGKTLIAKAVANSLAKKVAEVTGQASGKSFFLNIKGPELLNKYVGETERQIRLVFQRAREKASEGTPVIVFFDEMESLFRTRGSGVSSDVENTIVPQLLAEIDGVEGLQNVVVIGASNREDMIDPAILRPGRLDVKIKIERPDAEAAKDIFGKYLTERLPLHADDLGEHGGDRTTTVQSMIQTAVEQMYAESEENRFLEVTYANGDKEVLYFKDFNSGAMIENIVGRAKKMAIKDFLEKSQKGLRVSHLLQACVDEFKENEDLPNTTNPDDWARISGKKGERIVYIRTLITGKQGADTGRSIDTVANTGQYL, encoded by the coding sequence GTGGCAGCCCACGACGACGACATGAACCGCGGCATCCGCCCGGGACGAGGGTCCGACGACCCGGCCGGGCAGATCGCCTACCTTGAGCAGGAGATCGCCGTCCTGCGACGTAAGCTCGCCGACTCTCCGCGGCACACGAGGATTCTCGAGGAGCGGATCGTCGAGCTGCAGACCAATCTGGCCGGCGTCTCCGCGCAGAACGAACGACTGGCCAACACCCTCCGGGAGGCCCGCGACCAGATCGTGGCCCTCAAGGAGGAGGTCGACCGGCTCGCCCAGCCCCCGGCAGGCTTCGGCGTTTTCCTGCAGGCGAACGAGGACGGCACCGCCGACATCTTCACCGGCGGTCGCAAGCTCCGCGTCAACGTCAGCCCCAGCGTCGAACTCGACGACCTCAGGCGCGGCCAGGAGGTCATGCTCAACGAAGCGCTCAACGTGGTCGACGCCATGGAGTACGAGAGCGTCGGCGACATCGTCACCCTCAAGGAGATCCTCGAGGACGGCGAACGAGCCCTGGTGCTCGGGCACACCGACGAGGAGCGGGTGGTACGGCTCGCCGAACCACTGCTGGACGTCACCATCCGCCCCGGTGACGCCCTCCTGCTCGAACCCCGCTCCGGCTACGTCTACGAGGTCGTGCCCAAGAGCGAGGTCGAGGAACTGGTCCTCGAAGAGGTCCCCGACATCGGCTACGAGCAGATCGGCGGCCTCGGCAACCAGATCGAGGCCATCCGCGACGCGGTCGAGCTGCCGTACCTCTACCCCGACCTGTTCAAGGAGCACGAGCTGCGCCCGCCCAAGGGCGTCCTGCTCTACGGGCCCCCCGGATGCGGCAAGACGCTCATCGCCAAGGCGGTCGCCAACTCGCTGGCCAAGAAGGTCGCCGAGGTCACCGGCCAGGCCTCCGGCAAGAGCTTCTTCCTCAACATCAAGGGTCCCGAGCTCCTCAACAAGTACGTCGGTGAGACCGAGCGGCAGATCCGTCTCGTCTTCCAGCGTGCCCGGGAGAAGGCCAGCGAGGGCACCCCCGTCATCGTCTTCTTCGACGAGATGGAGTCCCTCTTCCGCACCCGCGGATCCGGCGTCAGCTCGGACGTGGAGAACACCATCGTCCCGCAGCTCCTCGCCGAGATCGACGGTGTGGAAGGCCTGCAGAACGTCGTGGTCATCGGTGCCTCCAACCGCGAGGACATGATCGACCCCGCCATCCTGCGTCCCGGCCGCCTCGACGTGAAGATCAAGATCGAGCGCCCGGACGCCGAAGCGGCCAAGGACATCTTCGGCAAGTACCTCACCGAACGCCTCCCGCTGCACGCGGACGACCTCGGGGAGCACGGCGGCGACAGGACGACCACGGTCCAGAGCATGATCCAGACCGCGGTCGAGCAGATGTACGCCGAATCCGAGGAGAACCGCTTCCTGGAAGTCACCTACGCCAATGGCGACAAGGAAGTCCTGTACTTCAAGGACTTCAATTCCGGCGCCATGATCGAGAACATCGTGGGCCGCGCCAAGAAAATGGCGATCAAGGACTTCCTGGAGAAGAGCCAGAAGGGCCTCCGCGTCTCCCACCTCCTCCAGGCCTGCGTGGACGAGTTCAAGGAGAACGAGGACCTCCCCAACACCACCAACCCGGACGACTGGGCCCGCATCTCCGGAAAGAAGGGCGAACGGATCGTCTACATCCGTACGCTCATCACCGGAAAGCAGGGAGCGGACACCGGACGTTCCATCGACACGGTGGCGAATACCGGCCAGTACCTGTAA
- the pafA gene encoding Pup--protein ligase, with amino-acid sequence MDRRIFGLENEYGVTCTFRGQRRLSPDEVARYLFRRVVSWGRSSNVFLRNGARLYLDVGSHPEYATPECDNVTELVTHDKAGERILEGLLVDAERRLHEEGIAGDVYLFKNNTDSAGNSYGCHENYLVARHGEFSRLADILIPFLVTRQLLCGAGKVLQTPRGAVYCVSQRAEHIWEGVSSATTRSRPIINTRDEPHADAERYRRLHVIVGDSNMSETTMLLKVGATDLVLRMIEAGTVMRDLTLENPIRAIREVSHDITGRRKVRLASGREASALEVQREYFDKAVDFCDRRGIRTGTVAQVLELWGRTLDAIETEELDRIGTEIDWVMKYKLIERYRAKHNMTMSHPRVAQIDLAYHDIHRRRGLYYLLERKGQAARICNDLKIFEGKSVPPQTTRARLRGDFIRRAQEQRRDFTVDWVHLKLNDQAQRTVLCKDPFRSVDDRVEKLIAGM; translated from the coding sequence ATGGACCGCCGCATTTTCGGGCTGGAGAACGAGTACGGCGTCACGTGCACGTTCAGGGGACAGCGGCGCCTGTCTCCTGACGAGGTGGCGCGGTACCTCTTCCGCCGTGTCGTGTCATGGGGCCGCAGCAGCAATGTCTTTCTGCGAAACGGCGCCCGGCTCTATCTCGACGTGGGCTCACATCCGGAATACGCGACACCCGAATGTGACAACGTGACCGAGCTGGTCACCCACGACAAGGCCGGCGAGCGCATTCTCGAGGGTCTTCTGGTGGACGCGGAACGACGCCTGCACGAGGAGGGAATCGCGGGCGACGTCTACCTCTTCAAGAACAACACCGATTCCGCCGGCAACTCCTACGGCTGCCACGAGAACTATCTGGTGGCACGGCACGGGGAGTTCTCGCGGCTCGCGGACATCCTGATCCCGTTCCTGGTGACGAGGCAGTTGCTGTGCGGTGCGGGCAAGGTGCTCCAGACCCCGCGTGGCGCGGTCTACTGCGTCAGTCAGCGCGCGGAGCACATCTGGGAGGGCGTCTCCTCGGCGACGACCCGTTCGCGGCCCATCATCAACACGCGCGACGAGCCGCACGCGGACGCCGAGCGGTACCGGCGGCTGCATGTCATCGTGGGCGACTCGAACATGTCCGAGACGACGATGCTGCTCAAGGTCGGCGCGACCGACCTGGTGCTGCGCATGATCGAGGCGGGCACGGTGATGCGTGACCTGACCCTGGAGAACCCGATCCGGGCGATCCGCGAGGTCAGCCACGACATCACGGGCCGGCGCAAGGTGCGTCTGGCCAGTGGCCGTGAGGCCTCGGCGCTCGAGGTTCAGCGGGAGTACTTCGACAAGGCCGTGGACTTCTGCGACCGCCGGGGTATCCGCACGGGCACGGTCGCGCAGGTGCTGGAGCTGTGGGGCCGCACGCTGGACGCGATCGAGACCGAGGAGCTGGACCGGATCGGTACCGAGATCGACTGGGTGATGAAGTACAAGCTCATCGAGCGGTACCGGGCCAAGCACAACATGACGATGTCGCATCCGCGGGTCGCTCAGATAGACCTCGCCTACCACGACATCCACCGTCGTCGTGGCCTGTACTACCTGCTGGAGAGGAAGGGGCAAGCGGCGCGGATCTGCAATGACTTGAAGATCTTCGAAGGCAAGTCGGTTCCGCCGCAGACCACTCGGGCGCGGTTGCGCGGTGACTTCATCCGGCGGGCGCAGGAGCAGCGCCGGGACTTCACCGTGGACTGGGTCCATCTGAAGCTGAACGACCAGGCGCAGCGGACGGTGTTGTGCAAGGACCCGTTCCGTTCGGTGGACGACCGGGTGGAGAAGCTGATCGCCGGAATGTAG
- the prcA gene encoding proteasome subunit alpha: MSTPFYVSPQQAMADRAEYARKGIARGRSLAVMQYADGIVFVGENPSRALHKFSEIYDRIGFAAAGKYNEYENLRIGGVRYADLRGYTYDRDDVTARGLANVYAQTLGTIFSSAAEKPYEVELVVAEVGETPEGDQIYRLPHDGSIVDEHGSVAVGGNAEQISTFLDQRHQDGMSLAEALKLAVQALSRDTNGGEREIPAERLEVAVLDRTRPQKRKFKRIVGRQLSRLLEADGAKTEAETSDDEE, encoded by the coding sequence GTGTCGACGCCGTTCTATGTCTCACCCCAGCAGGCGATGGCCGACCGGGCGGAGTACGCCCGCAAGGGCATCGCGCGTGGCCGCAGCCTGGCGGTCATGCAGTACGCCGACGGCATCGTGTTCGTCGGAGAGAACCCGTCCCGCGCGCTGCACAAGTTCAGTGAGATCTACGACCGGATCGGGTTCGCGGCCGCCGGCAAGTACAACGAGTACGAGAATCTGCGCATCGGCGGTGTGCGGTACGCGGACCTGCGTGGTTACACCTACGACCGGGACGATGTGACGGCCCGGGGCCTGGCGAACGTCTACGCGCAGACGCTGGGCACGATCTTCTCCTCGGCGGCCGAGAAGCCGTACGAGGTGGAGCTGGTCGTGGCGGAGGTCGGTGAGACTCCGGAGGGTGACCAGATCTACCGGCTGCCGCATGACGGTTCCATCGTGGACGAGCACGGCTCGGTGGCGGTGGGCGGCAACGCGGAGCAGATCAGCACCTTCCTGGACCAGCGTCACCAGGACGGGATGAGCCTGGCGGAGGCGCTCAAGCTGGCGGTTCAGGCTCTGTCCCGGGACACCAACGGCGGTGAGCGGGAGATTCCCGCGGAGCGGCTGGAGGTGGCGGTGCTGGACCGCACGCGTCCGCAGAAGCGGAAGTTCAAGCGCATCGTCGGGCGTCAGCTGTCCCGGCTGCTGGAGGCCGACGGTGCGAAGACGGAGGCGGAGACCTCCGACGACGAGGAGTGA
- a CDS encoding endonuclease domain-containing protein encodes MAEYGAAHCRRPRQDRPRRRYGLTEAERDASTASRGGIRRTSLSASPAHVDHCRQTGRVRCVLCFSCNAALGQFKDRPDVIRRAAAYVEGIAWKPTLVAPGVYRLPS; translated from the coding sequence GTGGCGGAGTACGGCGCCGCGCACTGCCGGCGCCCCCGGCAGGACCGTCCGCGGCGCCGGTACGGCCTCACCGAAGCCGAGCGTGACGCGTCGACCGCCTCCCGGGGCGGGATCCGGCGCACAAGTCTTTCCGCATCGCCCGCACACGTGGATCACTGCCGTCAGACGGGTAGGGTCCGTTGCGTACTGTGCTTCAGCTGCAACGCCGCTCTGGGGCAGTTCAAAGATCGGCCCGACGTCATCAGGCGGGCTGCCGCATACGTGGAAGGAATCGCGTGGAAGCCAACACTCGTAGCACCGGGCGTCTACCGGCTGCCTTCCTGA
- a CDS encoding MFS transporter, with product MATGYLEILRARHALRLLTGTLVGRLPNATAAIALVLFVRAQDGTYSLAGALAAVYGVANAVGQPVLGRLVDLYGQPRVQLPAAVLSALAMTSFAFCGTDPLPLAYGAVAAAGLFTPPLEGGLRALWPSVLRREEQVHTAYAMDAVAQEVMFTVGPLLVTLCASLWSERVALLVLSVLGVLGALSVVVSPPSRAWRSAPREAHWLGALRSPGLLALLGAFLFVGMALGSIAVASVPYADTHGGDVVYGWLMAAIGLGALIGGTVYGARQWSGTPERRLRVLVALLAVCYVPLTLMPGAVAMTLLAVVAGVFLAPCIACAFIIVDRHAPSGTVTEAFSWLVTTFTVGASVGTGLAGPVVQTGGALWGFALPAVAGAVSLLVLLATGRVLTAPVQGGVVAASSENDPNRAAEPRFSSGDRA from the coding sequence ATGGCCACGGGCTACCTCGAGATCCTCAGGGCGCGGCACGCGCTCAGGCTGCTCACCGGAACTCTGGTGGGGCGGCTGCCCAACGCCACCGCGGCGATCGCGCTGGTGCTGTTCGTCCGCGCGCAGGACGGCACGTACAGCCTGGCCGGCGCGCTCGCGGCCGTGTACGGCGTCGCCAACGCGGTCGGCCAGCCCGTCCTGGGCCGGCTCGTGGACCTGTACGGGCAGCCGCGTGTCCAGCTGCCCGCGGCCGTCCTGTCGGCCCTCGCCATGACGTCGTTCGCCTTCTGCGGCACGGATCCGCTTCCCCTGGCGTACGGCGCGGTCGCGGCCGCCGGTCTCTTCACCCCGCCCCTGGAGGGCGGCCTGCGGGCCCTGTGGCCGTCGGTGCTGCGCCGGGAGGAACAGGTGCACACGGCGTACGCCATGGACGCCGTGGCGCAGGAAGTCATGTTCACCGTCGGCCCGTTGCTGGTGACGCTGTGCGCGTCGCTGTGGTCGGAGCGGGTGGCCCTGCTGGTGCTGAGCGTCCTGGGGGTGCTGGGCGCGCTGTCGGTGGTGGTCTCGCCGCCCTCGCGCGCGTGGCGTTCGGCGCCGCGCGAGGCGCACTGGCTGGGCGCGCTGCGTTCGCCGGGGCTGCTGGCGCTGCTGGGCGCGTTCCTGTTCGTGGGGATGGCGCTGGGGTCCATCGCGGTGGCGTCGGTGCCGTACGCCGACACGCACGGTGGTGACGTGGTGTACGGCTGGCTGATGGCCGCCATCGGTCTCGGGGCGCTGATCGGTGGCACGGTGTACGGGGCGCGGCAGTGGTCCGGGACGCCGGAGCGGCGACTGCGGGTGCTGGTGGCGCTTCTGGCGGTGTGTTACGTGCCGCTGACGCTGATGCCGGGCGCGGTGGCCATGACGCTGCTCGCGGTGGTCGCCGGAGTGTTCCTCGCGCCGTGCATCGCGTGCGCCTTCATCATCGTGGACCGGCACGCGCCGAGCGGCACGGTCACGGAGGCCTTCTCCTGGCTCGTGACCACGTTCACCGTGGGTGCGTCGGTGGGAACGGGCCTGGCCGGCCCTGTCGTCCAGACGGGTGGCGCGCTGTGGGGATTCGCTCTTCCGGCGGTGGCGGGAGCGGTGTCGTTGCTGGTCCTGCTGGCCACGGGAAGGGTCCTCACAGCTCCCGTGCAGGGCGGCGTCGTTGCGGCTTCATCGGAAAATGATCCAAATCGTGCTGCCGAACCCCGTTTCAGCTCAGGGGATCGGGCGTAA
- a CDS encoding ferredoxin: MSVQQEAPDSEALEVWIDQDLCTGDGICVQYAPEVFELDIDGLAYVKGADDELLQHAGATTPVPLPLLTDVVDSARECPGDCIHVRRVSDRVEVYGPEAE, encoded by the coding sequence ATGAGCGTGCAGCAGGAGGCCCCGGACAGCGAGGCGCTGGAGGTCTGGATCGACCAGGACCTGTGTACCGGTGACGGGATCTGCGTCCAGTACGCGCCGGAGGTGTTCGAGCTGGACATCGACGGGCTGGCCTATGTGAAGGGCGCGGACGACGAGCTGCTCCAGCACGCGGGGGCGACCACCCCGGTGCCGCTGCCGCTCCTGACGGACGTGGTGGACTCGGCGCGTGAGTGTCCGGGCGACTGCATCCACGTGCGCCGGGTTTCGGACAGGGTCGAGGTGTACGGGCCGGAAGCGGAGTGA
- the prcB gene encoding proteasome subunit beta, producing MEANTRSTGRLPAAFLTPGSSSFIDFLSEHQPEMLPGKRRLPVEGTVQAPHGTTIVAATFPGGVVLAGDRRATMGNVIAQRDIEKVFPADEYSAVGIAGTAGLAVEMVKLFQLELEHFEKVEGAQLSLEGKANRLSTMIRSNLGMAMQGLAVVPLFAGYDVDREKGRIFSYDVTGGRSEEHNYAATGSGSLFARGAMKKLFRDDLTEEQATTLLVQALYDAADDDSATGGPDVARRIYPIITVITEDGFRRLTEEEASEVSRAVLQRRLEEPDGPKAALL from the coding sequence GTGGAAGCCAACACTCGTAGCACCGGGCGTCTACCGGCTGCCTTCCTGACGCCGGGGTCCTCTTCGTTCATCGACTTCCTGTCGGAGCACCAGCCGGAGATGCTCCCCGGCAAGCGGCGGCTGCCCGTCGAGGGGACGGTCCAGGCGCCGCACGGCACGACCATCGTGGCCGCCACGTTCCCCGGTGGCGTGGTGCTCGCCGGTGACCGCCGGGCCACCATGGGCAACGTCATCGCGCAGCGGGACATCGAGAAGGTGTTCCCGGCGGACGAGTACTCGGCCGTCGGCATCGCCGGCACCGCCGGTCTCGCCGTGGAGATGGTCAAGCTCTTCCAGCTGGAGCTGGAGCACTTCGAGAAGGTCGAGGGCGCCCAGCTGTCTCTGGAGGGCAAGGCGAACCGCCTGTCGACCATGATCCGTTCCAACCTCGGCATGGCGATGCAGGGTCTGGCCGTGGTGCCGCTGTTCGCCGGTTACGACGTGGACCGGGAGAAGGGGCGCATCTTCTCGTACGACGTGACGGGCGGCCGTTCCGAGGAGCACAACTACGCGGCCACGGGTTCCGGCTCGCTGTTCGCGCGGGGTGCGATGAAGAAGCTGTTCCGTGACGACCTGACCGAGGAGCAGGCCACCACCCTGTTGGTCCAGGCCCTGTACGACGCGGCTGACGACGACTCGGCGACCGGTGGTCCCGATGTCGCCCGCCGGATCTACCCGATCATCACCGTGATCACCGAGGACGGTTTCCGCCGGCTGACCGAGGAGGAGGCCTCCGAGGTCTCCCGGGCGGTGCTGCAGCGCCGCCTGGAGGAGCCCGACGGTCCGAAGGCCGCCCTGCTCTGA
- a CDS encoding ubiquitin-like protein Pup produces the protein MATKDTGGGQQKATRSTEEVEEQAQEAQGSEDLKERHEKLSDDVDSVLDEIDDVLEENAEDFVRGFVQKGGE, from the coding sequence ATGGCGACCAAGGACACCGGCGGCGGCCAGCAGAAGGCCACGCGTTCCACCGAGGAAGTCGAGGAGCAGGCGCAGGAGGCGCAGGGCTCCGAGGACCTCAAGGAGCGGCACGAGAAGCTGAGCGACGACGTGGACTCCGTGCTGGACGAGATCGACGACGTGCTCGAGGAGAACGCCGAGGACTTCGTGCGCGGATTCGTGCAAAAGGGCGGAGAGTAA
- the dop gene encoding depupylase/deamidase Dop produces the protein MTVRRVMGIETEYGISVPGHPNANAMLTSSQIVNAYAAAMHRARRARWDFEEENPLRDARGFDLAREAADSSQLTDEDIGLANVILTNGARLYVDHAHPEYSAPEVTNPRDAVLWDKAGERIMAEAAERAAQLPGAQPIHLYKNNTDNKGASYGTHENYLMKRETPFSDIVRHLTPFFVSRQVFTGAGRVGIGQDGHEHGFQLSQRADYFEVEVGLETTLKRPIINTRDEPHADAEKYRRLHVIIGDANLSEISTYLKLGTTALVLSMIEDGFIAVDLAVDQPVRTLHQVSHDPSLTRLVTLRSGRTLTAVQLQMEYFELSRKYVEERFGADADDQTKDVLVRWEDTLNRLENDPMSLAGELDWVAKRELMEGYRRRDSLDWDAARLHLVDLQYADVRPEKGLYNRLVARGRMKRLLDETEVERARTKPPEDTRAYFRGRCLEQYADDVAAASWDSVIFDLPGRDSLQRVPTLEPLRGTRNHVKELLDRCRTAEDLVRVLSGS, from the coding sequence ATGACCGTACGGCGAGTAATGGGCATCGAGACGGAGTACGGCATCTCCGTCCCCGGCCACCCCAACGCCAATGCCATGCTCACCTCATCCCAGATCGTCAACGCCTACGCGGCGGCGATGCACCGGGCCCGCCGGGCCCGCTGGGACTTCGAGGAGGAGAACCCGCTGCGGGACGCGCGCGGCTTCGACCTCGCCCGGGAGGCCGCCGACTCCAGCCAGCTCACCGACGAGGACATCGGCCTCGCCAACGTGATCCTCACCAACGGCGCCCGGCTCTACGTCGACCACGCCCACCCCGAGTACAGCGCCCCCGAGGTCACCAACCCCCGCGACGCCGTCCTGTGGGACAAGGCCGGCGAACGCATCATGGCCGAAGCCGCCGAGCGGGCCGCCCAGCTCCCCGGCGCCCAGCCCATCCACCTCTACAAGAACAACACCGACAACAAGGGCGCCTCCTACGGCACGCACGAGAACTACCTGATGAAGCGGGAAACCCCCTTCTCCGACATCGTGCGCCACCTCACGCCCTTCTTCGTCTCCCGCCAGGTCTTCACCGGAGCCGGCCGCGTCGGCATCGGCCAGGACGGCCATGAGCACGGCTTCCAGCTCAGCCAGCGCGCCGACTACTTCGAGGTCGAGGTCGGCCTGGAGACCACCCTCAAGCGCCCCATCATCAACACCCGCGACGAACCCCACGCCGACGCCGAGAAGTACCGCCGCCTGCACGTGATCATCGGCGACGCGAACCTGTCGGAGATCTCCACCTACCTCAAGCTGGGCACGACCGCCCTGGTCCTGTCCATGATCGAGGACGGCTTCATCGCCGTGGACCTCGCCGTCGACCAGCCCGTACGCACCCTCCACCAGGTCTCCCACGACCCCTCCCTCACGCGCCTGGTCACCCTGCGCAGCGGCCGGACACTCACCGCCGTCCAGCTGCAGATGGAGTACTTCGAGCTGTCCCGCAAGTACGTCGAGGAACGCTTCGGGGCCGACGCCGACGACCAGACCAAGGACGTCCTCGTGCGCTGGGAGGACACCCTCAACCGCCTCGAGAACGACCCCATGAGCCTGGCCGGCGAGCTGGACTGGGTCGCCAAGCGGGAGCTCATGGAGGGCTACCGCCGCCGCGACTCCCTGGACTGGGACGCCGCCCGGCTGCACCTCGTCGACCTCCAGTACGCCGACGTACGCCCCGAGAAGGGCCTCTACAACCGCCTGGTGGCCCGCGGCCGCATGAAGCGCCTGCTGGACGAGACCGAGGTCGAGAGGGCCCGTACGAAGCCGCCGGAGGACACCCGCGCCTACTTCCGCGGGCGCTGCCTGGAGCAGTACGCGGACGACGTGGCCGCGGCGTCCTGGGACTCGGTCATCTTCGACCTTCCGGGCCGGGACTCCCTCCAGCGCGTTCCAACCCTGGAACCGCTACGCGGAACGCGAAATCACGTCAAGGAGCTGCTGGACCGCTGCCGCACCGCGGAAGACCTGGTCAGGGTCCTTTCCGGCAGCTGA